In a genomic window of Armatimonadota bacterium:
- a CDS encoding Gfo/Idh/MocA family oxidoreductase, which produces MELRVCIVGCGDMGGNHANCWKRRDDSQIVAVCDLIEERRMKMAENTGATPYLDYRDAIMHEGINAVSVCIPVCDHSKVSVFAAENGRHVLCEKPIALTVEQADTMIEAARRNSVVLSTSFQCRGFARHVRTRELIREGCFGGPLIARFTDIREVRPKLAMHRQSENGGPVIDMAGHYFDLMRWLTGCEPVRAFARGHIFGRGKPSLASVEDFAIDAADITVEMTGGHVLNVLVNWGMPEGFGSLGEELIVGPALSIQTVGGKVIMKTRSETESWEASEGNPPGSSVRINDFAEAIHEGRRPEVTGEDGRIALSVSLAALRSIETGEIVCL; this is translated from the coding sequence ATGGAACTGAGGGTTTGCATAGTCGGCTGCGGCGATATGGGGGGCAACCATGCCAACTGCTGGAAGCGCAGGGACGATTCGCAGATCGTCGCGGTCTGTGACCTGATCGAGGAGCGCCGCATGAAGATGGCAGAGAACACCGGCGCAACCCCCTACCTCGACTACCGGGACGCGATCATGCACGAGGGAATCAATGCCGTCTCGGTATGCATCCCCGTCTGCGACCACTCCAAGGTCTCCGTCTTCGCCGCAGAAAACGGCCGGCACGTGCTCTGCGAGAAACCGATCGCGCTGACCGTCGAGCAGGCCGACACGATGATCGAGGCGGCTCGGCGGAACAGCGTGGTCCTCTCGACCTCGTTCCAGTGCAGAGGATTTGCCCGGCATGTCAGGACTCGGGAACTGATTCGTGAGGGGTGCTTCGGCGGGCCTCTCATCGCACGGTTCACCGACATCCGGGAGGTCCGGCCCAAGCTGGCCATGCATCGGCAATCGGAGAACGGCGGCCCGGTGATCGACATGGCAGGGCACTACTTCGACCTGATGCGCTGGCTGACCGGCTGCGAACCGGTCAGGGCCTTCGCGCGCGGTCACATCTTCGGTCGAGGGAAGCCGAGCCTTGCGTCGGTAGAGGACTTCGCCATTGACGCCGCGGACATAACGGTCGAGATGACCGGCGGCCACGTGCTGAACGTGCTGGTGAACTGGGGGATGCCCGAGGGGTTCGGCTCGCTGGGCGAGGAACTGATCGTCGGCCCGGCGCTCTCGATCCAGACCGTCGGCGGGAAGGTCATCATGAAGACCCGCTCTGAGACGGAGTCCTGGGAGGCGTCCGAAGGGAACCCGCCGGGATCATCGGTTCGAATCAACGACTTCGCGGAGGCGATCCATGAGGGCCGCCGACCCGAGGTCACTGGCGAAGACGGCCGAATCGCGCTCAGCGTCAGCCTCGCCGCACTCCGATCAATCGAGACCGGCGAGATCGTTTGTCTGTAA